One stretch of Hevea brasiliensis isolate MT/VB/25A 57/8 chromosome 12, ASM3005281v1, whole genome shotgun sequence DNA includes these proteins:
- the LOC110666303 gene encoding probable methyltransferase At1g29790, which translates to MGSVTLKIGDGTARFKRATVCSSAVNILMMFSVISTNLFALYAFTSSAKYHQNHLFHNTHKNISLISEQVSLILKEIDSSQKELAKMERELLGYETIDISRPNIANELKIFLQRHQLPLGKDSRTAITEMVASVGHSCEKSADLLSQYMTYKVSGPCPDDWSLGQKLILRGCEPLPRRRCFAKSVPKVGLSPFPISLWRPVSEKILTWSGLGCKNFGCLHKKKLSRECVDCFDLASAHENQKFVNAKSKSDFLTDDVLALASGGIRIGFDIGGGSGSFAARMAERNVTVITDTLNIDAPFSEFIAARGLFPLYLSLDHRFPFYDNVFDLIHASSGLDVGAKPEKLEFLMFDIDRILRAGGLFWLDNFCCTDEEKKKTLTRLIERFGYKKLKWVVGEKVDTAAGSGQSEIYLSAVLQKPARV; encoded by the coding sequence ATGGGATCAGTAACGCTGAAAATTGGAGATGGCACTGCCAGATTCAAGAGAGCTACTGTGTGCTCCTCAGCAGTCAACATTCTTATGATGTTCTCTGTTATCTCCACTAATCTCTTTGCTTTATATGCCTTCACATCCTCTGCCAAATACCATCAAAATCATCTCTTTCATAACACCCACAAGAACATCTCTCTAATCTCTGAACAAGTCTCTCTAATCCTTAAGGAGATTGATTCTTCTCAAAAAGAGCTTGCAAAAATGGAAAGAGAGCTCTTAGGCTATGAAACCATCGATATTTCGAGACCCAATATTGCAAATGAGCTTAAAATTTTTCTACAACGCCACCAGCTGCCTCTTGGTAAAGATTCGAGAACTGCGATTACTGAAATGGTGGCATCTGTGGGGCATTCTTGTGAgaaatctgcagatttgttgTCTCAGTACATGACTTACAAGGTCTCTGGGCCTTGTCCTGATGACTGGAGCCTTGGCCAGAAACTGATTTTGCGTGGATGCGAGCCTTTACCGAGAAGGAGATGCTTTGCCAAGTCTGTTCCTAAGGTGGGTCTTTCCCCTTTTCCTATTTCTCTATGGAGGCCTGTCAGTGAAAAGATACTAACTTGGAGTGGTCTTGGTTGCAAGAATTTTGGGTGCTTACATAAAAAGAAATTGAGTAGGGAATGTGTTGATTGCTTTGATTTGGCTAGTGCGCATGAAAATCAAAAGTTTGTGAATGCTAAAAGCAAGAGTGATTTTCTTACTGATGATGTGTTAGCTTTAGCAAGTGGAGGAATTAGAATAGGATTTGATATTGGTGGCGGGTCTGGAAGTTTTGCTGCTAGAATGGCAGAGAGAAATGTTACTGTGATCACTGACACTTTGAACATCGATGCTCCATTTAGTGAATTCATTGCAGCAAGAGGGCTTTTCCCTCTGTATTTGAGCCTAGATCATAGGTTCCCTTTCTATGATAATGTGTTTGATTTGATCCATGCATCTAGTGGACTAGATGTGGGGGCCAAACCTGAAAAATTGGAGTTCCTAATGTTTGACATTGATCGCATTTTGAGAGCTGGTGGATTGTTTTGGTTGGATAACTTCTGTTGCACTgatgaggagaagaagaagactttgacTCGATTGATAGAGCGGTTTGGTTATAAAAAGCTGAAATGGGTTGTGGGAGAGAAGGTAGATACAGCAGCAGGCTCAGGCCAATCTGAGATTTATTTATCTGCAGTGCTGCAAAAGCCAGCAAGAGTATGA